The Chthoniobacterales bacterium region AAACGCCGGGATCACCATGCTTTGCACCAGTCTCTTGCAAGAAGCGGGAATGCAGGTGGAAAGCTCGCCCTCGCAAATCTCCACTCTGGCCGACACTTGGATTCATCTGAATTATCACGTCCATGCCGGGGAGCGAAATCGCGGGCTCTCCATCGTCAAGTCGCGCGGCACGGCGCATTCCAACCAAGTGCGCGAACTTCTCCTGAGTGATAAGGGAGTGACCCTGGCCGACGCCTACACTGCTGGCGGAGAGGTCCTAATGGGCACCTTGCGCTGGGAAAAGGAACGCGCCGTACAATCGACCACCGCCGAGGCCGAGGCAACGAAGAAACTCAAGCAAGCCACCATCGAAGCCGAGGAAGCCCTCCTCGAAGTAAAGCTGAAAGCCGTGCAACTCGACTTAAACGCCAAGCGCGCCGAGAAGGAAATCTTGACCCGCCTCGGAGTGGACCGTGCCGAAAAACTCGCCAGCGGAGTGACTCATCTGGATGAACTCCGTGGGACGGATGAGAAATGAGCGTTCCTCCCACATTCAAGTTCCGTCTCTATGTAGCCGGCGACGGGCCAAATTCCATTCAAGCCATCGACAATCTGCGCATCCTTTGCCGCGAATATCTGGCCGAACGGCACGAGATCGAAATCGTGGATGTGCTCACCGACCAAGCCCGGGCGTTGCAGGACGGGGTGATGATGACTCCATTATTGGTAAAACTTTCTCCCCAGCCCGTCCGTAAAGTCATTGGCAACCTCAGCCATCGCGAGAACCTGCTGCAAGGGTTGGGGTTACCCGCTAGTTCCCCCCAATGAAAAAGAAGAGCCAAAACGTCGAGGCGGCCAAGGAAACTTTCGATGAGATCTCGGTTCTGGTGCGTCAGCTCGACCAGATCCATCGCCGGCTTCAAGAGTTGGCCGGGGGGGAGCTCGACTCTGTGCTCCTGCCGGGTGGGCATTCTTATCTTCTGCATCAGGCGCAGGAAAAACTCCGGCAAAACGATGCCGTGCAGTCCTCCATTCTCAATGCCCTGCCCGCGCATATCGCGCTGATCGATTCCGAGGGGACGATCCTTTCGGTGAACAATCGCTGGAAACAGTTTGCCCAGAACAATGGCTTGCAGCCCTCTCGCTGCGGAGTGGGGCAAAATTATCTACAAATCTGCGAGGCGGCGACCGGCGATTGTTCGGAGGAGGCGTTTGAGGCGGCCGTGGGCATTCGCGCCGTTTTAAGAGGGGAGTTAAATAATTATGCGCTGGAGTATCCCTGCCATTCGCCCGATGAGCAGCGCTGGTTTCAGTTGATGGTCACGAAGCTCGACGACACCGCCGTCTCGGGTGCGGTGGTCATGCATGTGGACGTGACCGAGCGCAAGCTGGCGGAGGAAACATTGCAGGAAAGCGAGACGCTGTTTCACTCGTTGTTCGAGAACATGCTGGAAGGCTGTGCATATTGCCAATTGATCTATGAAGGGGATCGCGCGGTGGATTTCGTTTATCTGCGAGTCAATCCCGCATTTGAAAAGCACACCGGACTGAAGGATGTCGCCGGCAAAAAAGTCAGCGAACTGGTGCCGGGCCTGCTCGAGGCAAGTCCCGAAATTCTGGAGACTTACCACCGGGTGGCAAAAACGGGCCGCACGGAGCAGTTCGAGGTTTATGCAGAGCATCTGGACATCTGGTTTTCCGTCTCGGCTTACAGCAATGAGCCGGGGTATTTCACTGCGGTTCTGGCGAACATTACCGAGCGCAAAAAAGCGGAAGGAGAGATTCGATTTAACGAGCAACGTTTTCGTTCCTTGGTGGAAGCGACGTCGGATATCGTCTGGGACACGCCCGCTTCAGGGAAATTTGAGAGCGAGCAACCGGGCTGGAGCGCTTTCACGGGGCAGACCTTCGAGGAATATGGAGGAGCAGGCTGGCTCAGTGCCATTCATCCCGACGATCAGGAGGAAACTTTCCGCGTCTGGAATGCGGCTGTCGCCACCCGCTCGATTTATAAAGTGGAACACCGGATTCGTGCACGGGATCAGACCTATCGTTACATGAACGTTCGCGCCGTGCCGGTGCTCGGCGAAGAGGGCGAGATCCGGCAGTGGATCGGCATTCACACCAATATTTCCGAGCGTAAGCTGGCCGAGGAGACATTGCGGGAGAGCGAGGAGCGTTTTAGCGGAGCCTTTGAGCACGCTCCCATCGGCATCGCGCTAGTGGCCCCCGATGGACATTGGCTGAAGGTGAACCGCGCGGTGTGTAAGATGCTCGGCTACACGGAGGAAGAGTTGCTGGCGCGGACTTTCCAAGAGATCACGCATCCTGAGGATCTCGACGCCGACCTGTCATTGGTCCGCGAGGTTCTGGAGGGGAAACGCCTCTTTTATCAGCTCAATAAACGCTACATTCACAAGGACGGGCATTCTGTTCCCGCCTCTCTCAGCGTCTCGCTGGTTCGCGACACTAGAAACGAGCCTCTCTATTTCGTCTCCCACCTGCTGGACATCTCGGCACGCGTGCAAACCGAGAACGAGTTGCTCCGAATCCAGCAACGACTCGCTCTGGCCACCCAATCCGCTCATATCGGCGTCTGGGATTGGGATGTGGCCGGTGACAAAATGATCTGGGACGCGCAGATGTATGCGCTCTACGGCATTCGCGA contains the following coding sequences:
- a CDS encoding circadian clock KaiB family protein, with translation MSVPPTFKFRLYVAGDGPNSIQAIDNLRILCREYLAERHEIEIVDVLTDQARALQDGVMMTPLLVKLSPQPVRKVIGNLSHRENLLQGLGLPASSPQ
- a CDS encoding PAS domain S-box protein, whose protein sequence is MKKKSQNVEAAKETFDEISVLVRQLDQIHRRLQELAGGELDSVLLPGGHSYLLHQAQEKLRQNDAVQSSILNALPAHIALIDSEGTILSVNNRWKQFAQNNGLQPSRCGVGQNYLQICEAATGDCSEEAFEAAVGIRAVLRGELNNYALEYPCHSPDEQRWFQLMVTKLDDTAVSGAVVMHVDVTERKLAEETLQESETLFHSLFENMLEGCAYCQLIYEGDRAVDFVYLRVNPAFEKHTGLKDVAGKKVSELVPGLLEASPEILETYHRVAKTGRTEQFEVYAEHLDIWFSVSAYSNEPGYFTAVLANITERKKAEGEIRFNEQRFRSLVEATSDIVWDTPASGKFESEQPGWSAFTGQTFEEYGGAGWLSAIHPDDQEETFRVWNAAVATRSIYKVEHRIRARDQTYRYMNVRAVPVLGEEGEIRQWIGIHTNISERKLAEETLRESEERFSGAFEHAPIGIALVAPDGHWLKVNRAVCKMLGYTEEELLARTFQEITHPEDLDADLSLVREVLEGKRLFYQLNKRYIHKDGHSVPASLSVSLVRDTRNEPLYFVSHLLDISARVQTENELLRIQQRLALATQSAHIGVWDWDVAGDKMIWDAQMYALYGIRERDFSGAVDAWQKGLHPQDRERAVADITDALKGRRQFHSEFRVVWPSGAVRDIEAHGIVQRSSDGQPQRMIGVNWDVTDRKKSERQMAEQAALLDMAPDAIMVRDLKHRIIYWNKSAERLYGWTSEEARGQIFVEMLKVDHERFYEAEAIAFETGEWAGEMQKTNRFGTVLTLNSRWTLVRNSDGTPHAILVIDTDISERKKLEQQFLRSQRMESIGTLAGGIAHDLNNSLAPILMSIELLKMKYPESENQELFANISASAERGADMVRQLLSFARGVTGKRIEVDIRHIVGDIEKIARDTFLKHIQIRTVLPDDVWPVIGDATQLHQVILNLCVNARDAMPGGGGILTLSAENVTLSQDYIGLNTEAKAGPYVVVRVEDTGTGMPADVINKIFDPFFTTKEIGKGTGLGLSITYGIVQEHGGNISCESNAGQGTRFTLTLPLATARASERAQTANRQA